The following proteins come from a genomic window of Candidatus Thiodiazotropha sp. CDECU1:
- a CDS encoding DUF1631 domain-containing protein — protein sequence MSGLFENLDDALYEMANKSESNALQNIYFDSMRELRKQRSGIDRRFSQEVLRAYDRYWETGEVTIQQPTLDDLSLESEMSLVDDEDLEDSLAVTNMVSKSESRFTREIYAMSQRFAYVIGGGSVDESIAQHTPLAPSVVCNAFQTAMAGVPVELPVKLVVYKLFDRHVMHYIGGLYDEINLLLGRAGVIPKLTPKVRRNPVAPTLRGDGGGESYLASDSSYMSSTASSSPASAAAEEAIQAELFSNLQQLLNLRRSSAGGSSLLTSSLMLTPPAGNVPLVDTGELLGALNAIQQSNVVMLPQGHRVNQPLTPEEMRARLVSDLQIARDGQVIRSLGDADNDTIDVISMIFEFILDDYSLPDAMKALISRLQIPMLKVAIIDKTFFSQKIHPARRLLNSLAQAAVGWNDTGDRANDTLYNKIEQVVKRVLNEFHDDPGLFAELEEDFSSWWEKEQRGAQIAEQRTNQITKGKEQLKSAKQTVSEELNKRLLTQDVLPQAVMSILEDGWKDVLLLVYLREGSESKGWSESLEIVDKLLWSVQPKSEYGERQQLLRGIPELLRNIRERLNSISFDQHKMAKLFKELQNCHIGVLRGGDSSQMHTAGTMPVRRYEIHFPDSQVVADHSPQMDEIADETEILSEHDEFTQQAVDLETGEWLEIIDGSSKVRVKLSWKSKVTDTYIFVNRKGMKAMELTTFGLAKRLREGTAKKVETSPKPIMDRALDAMLSALKKTTSTSASA from the coding sequence ATGAGTGGCCTATTCGAGAATCTCGATGATGCCCTCTACGAGATGGCCAACAAATCAGAGAGCAACGCGCTTCAGAATATCTATTTCGATTCCATGCGGGAGCTGCGCAAGCAGAGGTCCGGTATCGATCGCAGGTTTAGCCAGGAGGTATTACGCGCCTACGATCGTTACTGGGAGACGGGTGAGGTCACGATACAACAGCCGACCCTAGATGACTTGAGTCTGGAATCGGAAATGTCTCTGGTTGATGATGAAGATCTGGAGGATTCATTAGCTGTCACCAATATGGTGAGCAAGTCCGAAAGTCGTTTCACCCGGGAAATCTATGCAATGAGTCAACGTTTCGCCTATGTGATCGGCGGAGGTTCGGTTGATGAGTCCATCGCCCAACACACCCCATTGGCTCCGAGCGTAGTCTGCAACGCTTTTCAGACCGCAATGGCAGGCGTCCCCGTGGAGCTGCCGGTCAAGCTGGTTGTCTACAAGTTGTTCGATCGCCATGTGATGCACTATATCGGCGGCCTCTATGATGAGATCAATCTTCTGCTGGGTCGGGCCGGTGTAATCCCCAAGCTGACACCAAAGGTGCGTCGCAATCCAGTTGCACCTACTCTGCGTGGTGATGGCGGCGGCGAAAGCTACTTGGCAAGCGATTCATCGTATATGAGTTCAACCGCATCCTCATCCCCCGCATCGGCTGCAGCGGAAGAGGCGATCCAGGCAGAACTGTTTTCCAACCTGCAACAGTTGCTTAATCTCAGGCGTTCAAGTGCTGGCGGCAGCAGCCTGTTGACCTCCAGCCTGATGCTCACACCTCCGGCTGGTAATGTGCCACTGGTAGATACCGGTGAACTCCTGGGTGCGTTAAATGCCATCCAACAATCCAATGTGGTGATGCTGCCCCAAGGGCATCGTGTCAATCAGCCCCTGACACCCGAAGAGATGCGGGCCCGCCTGGTCAGCGATCTGCAAATTGCCAGGGATGGACAGGTCATCCGTTCCCTGGGCGATGCCGATAACGATACTATCGATGTCATCTCCATGATCTTCGAGTTTATCCTCGATGATTACAGCCTGCCCGATGCCATGAAGGCCCTGATCAGTCGCCTGCAGATCCCTATGCTGAAGGTTGCTATTATCGATAAGACCTTTTTCAGTCAGAAGATCCATCCCGCCAGGCGTTTATTGAACAGCCTGGCGCAAGCGGCAGTTGGCTGGAACGATACTGGCGATCGTGCCAACGATACCCTGTATAACAAGATCGAGCAGGTGGTGAAACGGGTCCTGAACGAATTTCACGATGATCCCGGACTGTTTGCGGAACTGGAAGAAGACTTCTCTAGCTGGTGGGAAAAGGAACAGCGGGGTGCTCAGATTGCGGAGCAGCGCACCAACCAGATAACCAAGGGTAAGGAGCAACTCAAATCAGCTAAGCAGACTGTTTCTGAAGAGCTCAATAAACGATTGCTCACCCAAGATGTCCTGCCCCAGGCGGTCATGTCTATCCTTGAGGATGGTTGGAAAGATGTGCTGTTGCTCGTCTATCTGCGAGAGGGGTCGGAGAGTAAAGGCTGGAGTGAGTCACTGGAGATCGTAGACAAGCTGTTGTGGAGTGTGCAACCCAAGTCCGAATATGGAGAAAGGCAACAGTTGCTGCGTGGTATCCCGGAACTATTGAGAAATATACGCGAGCGACTGAATAGCATCTCCTTTGATCAGCATAAAATGGCCAAGTTGTTTAAAGAGCTGCAAAACTGCCATATCGGTGTGCTGCGAGGCGGGGACAGCAGCCAGATGCATACTGCGGGAACCATGCCGGTCAGACGTTACGAAATCCATTTTCCTGATAGCCAGGTTGTCGCAGACCACAGCCCTCAAATGGACGAAATAGCGGATGAAACCGAGATCCTGAGTGAGCATGATGAGTTTACCCAGCAAGCGGTTGATCTAGAAACAGGTGAGTGGCTCGAGATCATCGATGGAAGCAGTAAGGTTCGAGTCAAATTGTCCTGGAAGAGCAAGGTCACCGACACCTATATCTTCGTCAATCGCAAAGGTATGAAGGCCATGGAACTCACCACCTTCGGACTCGCCAAGCGCCTGCGTGAGGGTACAGCGAAGAAGGTCGAAACATCGCCCAAGCCGATTATGGATCGGGCTCTGGATGCGATGCTCAGTGCTTTGAAGAAAACCACTTCTACCTCCGCATCCGCATAG
- a CDS encoding FKBP-type peptidyl-prolyl cis-trans isomerase, which yields MSEKITDSGLKFEDLNVGTGDLAMAGSRVSVHYTGWLLEGDKFDSSLDRNQPFAFTLGKGMVIAGWDEGVAGMKEGGKRRLTIPPQLGYGSQGAGGVIPPNATLVFDVELLSVEG from the coding sequence ATGAGTGAAAAAATTACAGATTCGGGACTGAAGTTTGAGGACCTGAATGTGGGGACAGGGGATCTTGCGATGGCCGGTAGCCGTGTTTCAGTACACTACACAGGCTGGCTGCTCGAGGGTGACAAGTTCGATTCCTCACTGGATCGCAACCAGCCTTTTGCTTTCACCCTGGGTAAGGGTATGGTGATTGCCGGATGGGATGAGGGTGTTGCCGGTATGAAAGAGGGCGGTAAACGGCGGCTGACAATTCCGCCCCAATTGGGATACGGTTCTCAGGGCGCCGGCGGTGTGATTCCACCAAACGCCACATTGGTTTTCGATGTGGAATTGCTATCTGTCGAGGGATGA